A single region of the Gadus morhua chromosome 5, gadMor3.0, whole genome shotgun sequence genome encodes:
- the kiz gene encoding centrosomal protein kizuna, which yields MVTSVNTFCRLNVTRSMNLENSTHNENRYYEKIGSIQQSMHEREKRRLELERELFAYSLSDTRISQIKCAKLRSYLKEICEREKRAKTRNLELLRDVKCIEMSLKEYGPSRATLQQQKAEHFDRISNFMAGRKKKEQKSNEQKVDSAHTLNKRYPDAQVTEDLDRVPPGTSAGPPQSCSGGAKAVAARAPSHRASASSAAAAAAAAVHHSPTTHAPSPQRPPSGLLNDHRVSREAATVGPANLSGDIYQGNGVRPDGCDPSVRRERPAPAPASGRSVTSEAAGGEDEHSPSPPATATRPQPSALPAGDLSPVWYKNPPADAVALQSPVSEEKDVTHSVAHAFTGEESQEVPGEGEGNLSVASSSVLSVSSASDLSISLTESEPEDELADDGGYLHDRGSMASPSPARRSSSPVAPPRSSTPASRSDADSRPTDRTAERLTHEGLYYLLESIEGRLWDCHADAYLASLIEDGKLNAIISLCNRGELSVSDADLEECSAVVLRELQRLCWSTERGCLLPWELVGGQRGSPQPQDISSGLPPDGAGLWDRWFKHALLLKERRVIGIERLLQLFTPLLLPRHATYGHQAKVLLRTLLSRSREECAKEEEQQPQQEEEEEEEEEEERRSDSSSSHSRKLEGAPTSRPPQNPGAQALQSGGEDSQDESPVESIPIRETRAYQLLKQSAAQKWLPASGEVEDEEEEEEEGEDNALPGTNDGGEEDPGWAKHSSHQDPYPWKKINNTKPGLSKAVWGNSDDSNSDIEVALRPPAFNAKNNDDDDSDDFFD from the exons ATGGTAACCAGTGTAAACACATTCTGCCGCCTCAACGTAACACGGAGCATGAATTTAGAAAACAGCACGCACAATGAGAATCGGTATTATGAAAAGATTGGATCTATTCAGCAAAGTATGCACGAAAG GGAAAAGCGGAGGCTGGAGTTGGAGAGGGAGCTGTTTGCCTACTCCCTATCTGATACAAGAAT CTCACAGATAAAGTGTGCCAAACTGCGCAGCTATCTCAAAGAAATCTGTGAGAGGGAAAAGCGTGCAAAAACGAGAAACCTTGAGCTTCTGAGAGATGTGAAGTGCATAGAAATGAGCTTGAAGGAATATGGACCTTCCCGTGCCACTCTACAACAACAAAAG GCTGAACACTTTGATCGCATTTCCAATTTCATGGCTGGAAggaaaaagaaagaacaaaagtCAAATGAGCAAAAG GTTGattctgcacacacactaaacaagcGATACCCTGATGCTCAGGTCACCGAAGACCTCGACCGCGTCCCACCGGGGACGTCGGCGGGACCCCCCCAGAGCTGCTCTGGCGGTGCCAAAGCTGTCGCCGCACGTGCGCCCTCACACCGAGCCTCAGCATcctcagcggcggcggcggcggcagcggcagtGCATCACTCCCCCACTACACACGCACCCTCCCCCCAACGCCCCCCGAGTGGCCTTTTGAACGACCATAGAGTCTCCCGAGAGGCTGCCACCGTCGGACCAGCAAATTTATCAGGTGACATTTATCAGGGCAACGGAGTTCGCCCCGACGGCTGTGATCCAAGTGTCAGGCGTGAAAGGCCGGCGCCCGCGCCCGCGTCCGGCCGCAGCGTGACTAGCGAGGCTGCCGGTGGTGAGGATGAGCATTCACCGTCGCCGCCGGCAACCGCCACGCGACCTCAACCGAGTGCTTTACCCGCCGGTGACCTCAGCCCCGTTTGGTACAAGAATCCCCCCGCAGACGCTGTCGCCCTTCAATCCCCGGTCTCGGAGGAGAAAGACGTGACCCATTCAGTGGCCCACGCATTCACCGGAGAGGAATCGCAGGAAGTACCAG GTGAAGGCGAGGGGAACCTGAGCGTGGCCAGCTCTAGCGTGTTGTCGGTGAGCAGTGCCAGCGACCTGTCCATCTCGCTGACCGAGTCGGAGCCAGAGGACGAACTGGCCGACGACGGGGGCTACCTCCACGACCGGGGGTCCATGGccagcccctcccccgccaGGCGTAGCTCTTCCCCTGTAGCTCCTCCACGATCGTCCACGCCCGCATCGCGGTCGGACGCAGATTCACGACCTACAGATCGCACCGCAGAAAG ACTCACCCATGAAGGACTCTATTATCTGCTGGAGAGCATCGAAGGACGCCTCTGGGACTGCCACGCCGATGCCTACCTGGCCTCTTTGATTGAGGACGGCAAACTCAACGCAATCATCAG cCTCTGTAACAGGGGAGAGCTGAGTGTGAGCGATGCAGACCTGGAAGAATGCAGCGCGGTGGTCCTACGCGAGCTCCAGAGGTTGTGCTGGAGCACGGAGAGGGGCTGCCTGCTGCCCTGGGAGCTGGTGGGGGGCCAGAGGGGCAGCCCCCAGCCGCAGGACATCAG CTCAGGCCTCCCCCCTGACGGCGCTGGCCTGTGGGATCGCTGGTTCAAGCACGCCCTTCTGCTGAAGGAGCGCCGCGTCATCGGCATCGAGCGCCTGCTGCAGCTCTTcacgccgctgctgctgccgcgcCATGCCACCTACGGCCACCAG GCCAAAGTGCTGCTGAGGACACTTCTGTCCCGGTCCAGAGAGGAGTGTGCCaaggaggaagagcagcagccgcagcaggaggaggaggaggaggaggaggaggaggaggagcggaggagtgATTCTTCTTCGTCGCATAGTCGGAAACTGGAGGGAGCACCGACGTCCAGACCGCCACAAAACCCGGGAGCACAAG CACTACAaagtggaggagaggacagcCAGGACGAAAGCCCCGTTGAAAGTATTCCTATTAGAG AGACGAGAGCATATCAGCTGCTTAAACAATCCGCCGCGCAGAAGTGGCTGCCGGCTTctggagaggtggaggatgaggaggaggaggaggaggagggagaggacaaTGCACTTCCAG GAACAAACGACGGCGGTGAAGAGGACCCAGGGTGGGCAAAGCACTCGTCACATCAAGACCCTTACCCCTG GAAAAAGATTAACAACACCAAACCTGGACTATCAAAAG cgGTCTGGGGAAATTCCGACGACAGCAACTCAGACATCGAAGTGGCGCTGCGTCCTCCAGCCTTCAACGCCAAGaacaacgacgacgacgactCCGATGACTTCTTTGACTGA